Genomic window (Culex pipiens pallens isolate TS chromosome 3, TS_CPP_V2, whole genome shotgun sequence):
ctgaattCCCAAttaatttagagattttttgaattattttttaaaaacacataatatctattatttacaaacatattttaattactCCTGGTGGAAAATTGTCGAAAACGCATTCTGTTTTCCGATTCGaagtcatgttcattgagaaaatcatgacactttgagaatattgagaattttgagaattatctatttaacaatattttctgaattaaagataactaactttttaaacttttaaaaattttataaagaaataatagaagtactttgaacacttctctaccacggtcaaaaTGATTTCAtgccattccgtacgtatttaatttgtactcttcattttgcggaaaaatctcaaacctatcaaagtcacccctttTTACGGTATTTAAATAGCATATCAGAAAAATAATTCTAGTCTCATTGATTTCTCGAAACTTTATAAGAAAATGGATAATATCCAGTTTCCGgtcaaagttttatttttatttatttttggacgATTATTCTTTGGATTAAGATgttctgtattttgaaaatgagaaaagtaaattaaattactCCTTACAATAtactttttaggtaaaattaattCATCACGTGTCCAACTAATCTTTTGTTACAAATCTGCTGCCATGTTATTAACTTTATCAGTAATGTTCAATGCAATGAAATTGAATTCAAGGTTACACTACAGCTGACGTTTATCAATCTCAAGTGTTAGATCAACAGATCGATAACGTGCGTGATTCATTAACCGTAACTAGCTTACGCTTCCGTTAGTTAGATTGTAGTTTCACAGCAGAATGGTGTCCCTCAAATCATTTCGCACTTTGGGCCGGCTGTACGCCTGGGTGATGTTCCTGGTTTCGCTGGGAGTAATAATAACGTTAAAACTGGACAAAAGTGAGCAGCTCAAGTGTTTGATGTTAATTTTGTGAAacatgtgtttttgttttgtttgtttttagatGCCACCGGTACGATAATTTCAACTGTTGTCGATAGAATTGATGTTCAGCTGGCGATAGCGTTTTGGTTTAATCAGAGTAATTTTGAACACATTATGCTATCACTTTGTGCACCTTTTACGCAAAGTGTCATTTACGTGGTTGCCGCTGctattttcgaaattgcaattGTCTGTGTAAGTCTAGTTCTAGGTCGTTTAATTTTTgctacaaagatttttttttcagaaattcgcCATTCTTGTTTCACTGTACGAGCTCTTTTTCTTTATAATGTCAATTATAGATTTAATAGTATTCATAatactgtttaaatattttcgagGAATGTACGTTGACGTTTCAGAAGTGGAAAGAGCTCTTTATCTAATATTTGCTGGGTGGATTTGTAAGTACAAGAatacaattgtttaaaatttatcagCATGTTCTTCTTCACAGTGTACGTAATTACAATTTCGTGGCTCTTGAGAGGCGTTTCCCGGTACATCGATGCTGTGAACCAACCACCAACACTTGTTAGTTACGGAGACGTCGTTGTCACAGAGTTTGTAAGTGTGAGTGCAACACAGGTTCGCTATTGACACTCttaactttttgtttttaagataCTCTTGAAAAACTCGTTTAAATACGTCAATAATCAATAAACTTATataaaaagttagaaaaatgcatttttaatacaTAGTTTAAgcacattttcttaattaatttcaacaaataattactcaaaaattaaacaagcatTGTAGCTGCTCTTCAACCCCCTCAACTTTAATCCTCGGTGGTGACCCAGATACCGTCCCGACATCAATTGCAGTTGTCAACGGCAGCACCTTCCCCCTTTTCGTTGAGAGTGACCAGAGTGTGGCCACCACACTGATCAAAATCCATAAATCTTGCCCTTCATAACGGAAATGGCtagaaacagcagcagcagtgcatCGTGAATGTAATAGTCACAAATTTCAAACGTGCTGAAGTGATGATAAACGGTTCTGCTGCTTTAGGGGCAGAGGCAGCTGGGAAGGATGCATCGTCTGGGACATTTTTCTTGCTTTATGGTCAAACGGAACGTTGCTTCATGTTCCCCATGTTgctcttttaaattatttggacCATATGTGATTAAAATATCACTTGGCTTAGAATGGCTCCAAATCACGTGCAAAAATATATGtcatattttgaaatgaaaatcagttaaaaaacatcaaattttgtttgataaaaataattttaagactGAATTATTCCATCAAAAGAGGAAACGTATTTTTTACACAGTTGCGTTTTGAATCAACAATACTTTTAACCGCTTGTGGAGAAGTTGTTCTAAAAGCTGTTGAAAAACTACATGCTTATATGTTAAGCTCACAGCAGAAACTCTTTCTTCCTATACAGA
Coding sequences:
- the LOC120422321 gene encoding uncharacterized protein LOC120422321 isoform X2, with translation MVSLKSFRTLGRLYAWVMFLVSLGVIITLKLDKNATGTIISTVVDRIDVQLAIAFWFNQSNFEHIMLSLCAPFTQSVIYVVAAAIFEIAIVCCT
- the LOC120422321 gene encoding uncharacterized protein LOC120422321 isoform X1, which gives rise to MVSLKSFRTLGRLYAWVMFLVSLGVIITLKLDKNATGTIISTVVDRIDVQLAIAFWFNQSNFEHIMLSLCAPFTQSVIYVVAAAIFEIAIVCKFAILVSLYELFFFIMSIIDLIVFIILFKYFRGMYVDVSEVERALYLIFAGWILYVITISWLLRGVSRYIDAVNQPPTLVSYGDVVVTEFVSVSATQVRY